One window of the Anopheles aquasalis chromosome X, idAnoAquaMG_Q_19, whole genome shotgun sequence genome contains the following:
- the LOC126569914 gene encoding fibroin heavy chain-like: MRSFVVFAACLALAAADIGLKLRQAAEARASSSYDVGQQSVVSLDYAPTLFQDTVAGAGAGATDSELARSGFGGASAAAGASAGATAYGGGAAATGAFGRSNADYQAGYEAGLRAGASAGASAGATDTRFGGFGGAFSGASAGASATATAAAAAKTNVRYAAPVIQKHFYYHAAPEEPQAAAEADSLTITPRKHYKVIFIKAPTVSANAGAASRAASQTEEKTIVYVLVNKPAQANAGAVADASSFSSGKPEVYFIKYQGKDAAQAIANAQANSFAGADAGAASFADAGAASYADSGAFGGPLGFGGAGTLSGAGASANTASLAGSYGQYEVRSDALSGAGAGEFASGVGGASATANAAAATATSVVGTAANDLQDTVVY, translated from the exons atgCGTAGCTTTGTG GTTTTCGCCGCCTGCCTGGCCCTGGCAGCGGCCGACATTGGACTGAAGCTGCGCCAGGCAGCGGAAGCCCGTGCGAGCAGCAGCTACGACGTCGGCCAACAGTCGGTGGTATCGCTGGATTACGCCCCGACCCTCTTCCAGGATAccgtggccggtgccggtgccggtgccacagACTCGGAGCTCGCGCGCTCCGGTTTCGGCGGTGCCAGTGCGGCAGCGGGTGCGTCGGCTGGTGCCACCgcttacggtggtggtgctgcggccaCCGGTGCGTTCGGTCGATCCAACGCGGACTACCAGGCAGGCTATGAGGCGGGACTGCGGGCTGGCGCATCGGCCGGTGCTTCGGCCGGTGCCACCGATACCCGGTTCGGCGGTTTCGGTGGTGCGTTCTCGGGTGCCAGTGCTGGTGCGTCGGCCACGGCGAcggctgccgccgccgccaagaCCAACGTCCGCTATGCTGCCCCGGTGATCCAGAAGCACTTCTACTACCATGCCGCACCGGAGGAGCCACAGGCAGCGGCTGAGGCCGATTCGCTGACCATCACGCCCCGCAAGCACTACAAGGTGATCTTCATCAAGGCACCGACGGTGAGCGCCAACGCCGGTGCGGCGTCCCGTGCTGCCAGCCAGACCGAGGAGAAGACCATCGTGTACGTGCTCGTTAACAAACCGGCCCAGGCGAACGCTGGTGCCGTCGCCGATGCCAGCAGCTTCTCGTCCGGCAAGCCGGAGGTTTACTTCATCAAGTACCAGGGCAAGGATGCGGCCCAGGCCATCGCTAACGCTCAGGCTAACTCGTTTGCTGGTGCGGATGCCGGTGCTGCGTCGTTCGCTGATGCCGGTGCTGCGTCGTACGCTGATTCCGGTGCGTTCGGTGGTCCACTAGGGTTCGGTGGTGCCGGCACActgtccggtgccggtgcaagCGCGAACACCGCCAGCCTGGCCGGTTCCTACGGTCAGTACGAGGTCCGCTCGGATGCCCTCTCGGGTGCCGGTGCAGGAGAGTTTGCCAGTGGTGTGGGTGGTGCAAGTGCTACCgccaacgccgccgccgccactgccacctcGGTGGTCGGTACCGCCGCGAACGACCTGCAGGATACGGTCGTGTACTAA